CACCGCGGTGCTCGAGGTGCGTATCTACCTCGAGGGAGGCCGTCTCGCCGCCGACATCGCCGGCGGCGATCGTCACCTCCAGCAGCGACGCGTCGCCGGAACGATCGACCGAGGCGTCCGTCTCGGTGTCGCCCGGATCGGAGACTGCACCGGAGAGGGCAAGGGTCGTGAGCGAGGCGACTACGACCACAACCGCGGCAATCGTCAGGACCAATTCGCGTCTCATGACGATGAATTTTCAGTAGTTTTATAAGTGCTTTGTGTAATTCGAGGGACAAAACTCAGCCAAGGAGTAAACGCAAGCGGCTGGACGATAAATCACCGAGCGTGTACGTCTTCGTCTACGGAACGCTGACCGATCCGGATCGGGTCGAAACCGTCCTCGAGCGCGTCCCCGGCGCACGGTACGAACTCGAGTCCGGCGCGACCCTCGAGGGACTCCGCCGAGTCGAGGGCGAGTATCCGACGCTGGCCCCCGGCGGCCGCGTCGAGGGACGCCTGCTCGCGGTCGACGAGCGCGGACTCGAGGCTCTCGACCGGTACGAAGGCGTCGACCGCGGACTGTACGTCCGGATCACGGTTCCGCACGCCGACGGGAAGGGCGACGGCGACGACGTCTGGATCTACGTCGGCGGTCCCGACCGACTCGGGGTTACGGAGCGCGTCGACTGGCCCGAGGGACGGTCGCTGACAGAGCGCGTCCGGACGTACGTCTCGCGCCACGACGTCGTGGTACGATGTGACGAATGACGGTCGTCTGTCTCACGTCTGACGCCAGGATTTCCCCGCCGCAGTCTTGCGGTTTCACTTTCGGTCCGGGTACATGGGTTTTATATTCCCTGCGTACGCGACTACAGTCGCACGTCACACGCCGTGCAATACCCTGTATTCCCTGTCGTGTTGCCGCTACGGCAGCACAGTTCTATCGGGCGTGCAATGGTGGGGGCCCGATTCCGGACCCCATTCCCGATAGTAAATCCTTACAATAAGCACCGAGTAGTCTCCGGTATGCTTCACCTCCCGGATATTCTCGACGCTCGCGCCCGCGTCCGCGAAACGTCGCGGCATACACCGCTCGAGTACTCACATACCTACTCGTCGATGACCGGCGCCGACGTCCGCCTGAAACTGGAGAACGTCCAGCGGACGGGATCGTTCAAGATCCGCGGCGCGACGAACCGGATCGCGACGCTCTCGGCCGACGAGAAGGAAGCCGGCGTCGTCACGGCGAGCGCGGGCAACCACGCCCAGGGCGTCGCGCTCGCGGCGACGCGTTCGGGCGTCGACTCGACGATCGTCATGCCCGAACACGCCCCGATTTCGAAGGTGAAGGCGACCAGAAACTACGGCGCGGAGGTTCTCCTCGAGGGCACGGACTACAACGAGGCCGCCGAGCGCGCCCACGAGATCGAACGCGAGGAGAACCGGACCTACCTCCACGCGTTCGACGATCCGGACGTGATGGCCGGCCAGGGGACGATCGGCCTCGAGATCCTCGAGGACGAGCCCGGCGTCGACACCGTCGTCGTCCCGATCGGCGGCGGCGGGCTCATCAGCGGGGTTGCGACGGCGATCAAGGAACGGAACCCCGATGCGCGCGTGATCGGCGTCCAGGCGGACGGTGCCTCGAGCGCCGCCCCGTCGCTCGACAAGGGCGAACGCGTCGCGATCGACGGCGTCGATACCATCGCGGACGGGATCGCGACCCGCAGTCTCGGCGAGGGAACCTTCCCGATCATTCGGGAGTACGTCGACGAGGTCGTCACCGTCTCCGACCCGGAGATCGCGGTCGCGACCATCTACCTGCTCGAGCGCTCGAAGACCGTCGTCGAGGGCGCGGGCGCCGTCTCGCTCGCCGCGCTTCTGTTCGAGAAGTTCGACTACGCCGAGGACGAGACGATCGTCCCTATTCTCAGCGGCGGCAACGTCGACCTCAACACGCTCACCAACGTTATCGTCCGCGGTCTCGTCGAGACCGGCCGCTATCTCAAGATCAGGACGGTGTTGAAGGATCAGCCGGGTTCCCTCGAGTCGCTGCTCGCGATCCTCACGGCCTATCAGGCGAACATCTACGCGATCCACCACGACCGCACGTCTCGAGACGTCGAGATGAACGACACCGAGGTCGAGATCGAACTCGAGATGCGCGGCCAGGAGCACGTCGACGAGTTCCTCGCGGCGCTCCGGGACGAGGGGTACGACGTCGACGTGCTCGCGTAGGGATCGTCGACTCGCTCGGACGATCAGTTCGACAACAGTACCGTTAAGTTGCGCTGTACGGACGGTTCGAGCATGAAACGGATCATCAGCACGGACGAGGCACCCGCGGCCGTCGGCGCCTACAGCCAGGCGGCGACCGACGACTCGCTGCTGTTCACCGCCGGACAGATTCCGCTCACCACCGACGACGAACTGCTCGACGACGAACCGATCGAGCGCCAGACCGAACAGGCGCTCGACAACCTCGTCGCCGTCCTCGAGGAGGGAGGCGCCGGCGTCGACGATATCCTCAAGGTAACCATCTTCCTCGACGACATCGACGACTTCGACGCGATGAACGAGACCTACGCCGGCTACTTCGACGACGAACCGCCGGCCCGGAGCGCCGTCGAGGTCGCCGCACTCCCCAAGGGCGTCGGCGTCGAGATCGAAGCCATCGCCTCGCTCGAGTGACGACGCGGATGACCGGGAGCGGCACCGAGGCGGACTCCGCGCTTTCGCCGCGAGCGAAGTCGTCCCTGCTGTGGGGCGCCGTCGGCGTCCTCTCGTTTCTGGTGCTCGTCCAGGGATACGCCCTGCTCGTCGAACCGCTCGTGACGATCACGCAGGGAGTGGCGATCGCGCTTTTCGTCGGCGTCGCTGCCGCCGGCGGAGCCTATCTGCTCGAGCGTCGAGTCGCCGCGTGGTCGGCGCGACGGGCGTCGGAGTGACCGCGTCTCGTAACAGTTAAACGACGGACGTGGTTAGGATAGGCTGAGCCAGGATGGCCGAACGGTAAGGC
This DNA window, taken from Natronococcus sp. CG52, encodes the following:
- a CDS encoding gamma-glutamylcyclotransferase family protein — its product is MYVFVYGTLTDPDRVETVLERVPGARYELESGATLEGLRRVEGEYPTLAPGGRVEGRLLAVDERGLEALDRYEGVDRGLYVRITVPHADGKGDGDDVWIYVGGPDRLGVTERVDWPEGRSLTERVRTYVSRHDVVVRCDE
- the ilvA gene encoding threonine ammonia-lyase — its product is MLHLPDILDARARVRETSRHTPLEYSHTYSSMTGADVRLKLENVQRTGSFKIRGATNRIATLSADEKEAGVVTASAGNHAQGVALAATRSGVDSTIVMPEHAPISKVKATRNYGAEVLLEGTDYNEAAERAHEIEREENRTYLHAFDDPDVMAGQGTIGLEILEDEPGVDTVVVPIGGGGLISGVATAIKERNPDARVIGVQADGASSAAPSLDKGERVAIDGVDTIADGIATRSLGEGTFPIIREYVDEVVTVSDPEIAVATIYLLERSKTVVEGAGAVSLAALLFEKFDYAEDETIVPILSGGNVDLNTLTNVIVRGLVETGRYLKIRTVLKDQPGSLESLLAILTAYQANIYAIHHDRTSRDVEMNDTEVEIELEMRGQEHVDEFLAALRDEGYDVDVLA
- a CDS encoding Rid family detoxifying hydrolase; protein product: MKRIISTDEAPAAVGAYSQAATDDSLLFTAGQIPLTTDDELLDDEPIERQTEQALDNLVAVLEEGGAGVDDILKVTIFLDDIDDFDAMNETYAGYFDDEPPARSAVEVAALPKGVGVEIEAIASLE